From a single Candidatus Saccharibacteria bacterium genomic region:
- a CDS encoding NUDIX hydrolase translates to MHNNYELNKPTQLIDYPQTRYFSNESLPTIPEGPWDASNNTLPCTEEVRRFTDLGLKIDSLGRPLHPNLAEKLKHGVLANKGFFWEWGPNYTVDPVVLAENKTKILLVLRSDNHKWAFPGGFMNPNETVAVAAAREAKEETTISLDIDEAKIIFKGILGDHRSTAHSWTETTAVRWLLGTSVFVEGKDDALAAAWFNVKQLPKNMFEPHLPIIDVAVSAE, encoded by the coding sequence ATGCATAACAATTATGAGCTAAACAAACCCACCCAGCTAATAGACTACCCGCAAACCAGATACTTTAGTAACGAAAGTCTGCCAACGATACCAGAGGGGCCATGGGATGCCTCCAATAACACATTACCGTGCACAGAAGAAGTCAGGCGCTTCACTGATTTAGGCTTAAAAATTGATTCGCTAGGTCGCCCTTTACACCCAAATTTAGCCGAAAAACTAAAGCATGGCGTCTTGGCTAATAAAGGTTTCTTTTGGGAATGGGGGCCAAACTACACCGTCGACCCAGTTGTATTAGCCGAAAATAAAACTAAAATTCTTTTAGTTTTACGAAGCGATAATCACAAGTGGGCTTTCCCTGGTGGATTTATGAACCCAAACGAGACGGTTGCAGTTGCCGCTGCTCGCGAAGCTAAAGAAGAAACAACGATATCGCTAGACATTGATGAGGCAAAAATCATATTTAAGGGCATACTTGGCGATCACAGGTCTACGGCTCATTCTTGGACAGAGACTACGGCCGTAAGATGGCTTTTAGGTACTAGCGTCTTCGTCGAAGGCAAAGATGATGCCCTTGCGGCCGCCTGGTTCAACGTGAAGCAATTGCCAAAAAATATGTTTGAACCACACTTGCCAATAATTGATGTAGCGGTAAGTGCGGAATAA
- a CDS encoding AAA family ATPase has protein sequence MKSNKPRRAVIVGKFHPPHKGHHHLINTALEECDEVYVLPCDNPNYTIPAEIRANWLRLAHPKAIVKPIPELPPELDDSPHWSEHTIKFLGFRPDVCYTSENYGITWAQEMGCKHRMVDFGRTKIPISATKVRDDVATNWGFMLPRIRQAFCRRIVVLGAESTGTTTLAEGLAKHYSSPWTVELGRYYTMSLASAKHDWQDEDFANIARLQQQYEDDLAGLCNGKLICDTNAFATKIWQTRYMGESTAEVDRIAKTAPADLYILTGDEIPFVQDGFRDGEHIRHWMHQAFVSALSDLKTPYIIVTGSHKKRLQQAIKAIDALPRKRIKLYA, from the coding sequence ATGAAAAGCAATAAACCACGCCGAGCGGTAATAGTTGGAAAATTCCACCCACCACACAAAGGTCACCACCACCTAATTAACACTGCACTAGAAGAGTGTGATGAAGTTTATGTTCTGCCCTGTGACAATCCAAACTATACCATCCCAGCTGAGATACGGGCTAATTGGCTAAGACTAGCTCATCCAAAGGCAATAGTAAAACCGATACCCGAGCTACCACCCGAGCTAGATGATTCACCTCATTGGTCGGAGCACACTATTAAGTTTCTAGGCTTCAGACCTGACGTTTGCTACACAAGCGAAAATTACGGCATAACCTGGGCGCAAGAAATGGGCTGCAAACATCGAATGGTTGATTTTGGCCGCACCAAGATTCCGATCTCGGCTACCAAAGTCAGAGATGATGTGGCTACAAACTGGGGCTTTATGTTGCCCAGGATAAGACAGGCTTTCTGTCGGCGCATAGTTGTGCTTGGCGCCGAATCAACCGGTACGACAACCTTGGCCGAGGGCTTAGCTAAACACTACTCCAGTCCATGGACTGTTGAACTAGGTCGGTACTATACCATGTCACTGGCAAGCGCCAAGCATGATTGGCAAGATGAAGACTTTGCAAATATTGCCAGACTTCAGCAACAGTACGAGGACGATTTAGCCGGTCTTTGCAACGGTAAGCTTATTTGCGACACGAACGCTTTCGCAACAAAAATATGGCAGACGCGTTATATGGGGGAATCAACAGCCGAAGTAGATAGAATAGCTAAAACAGCACCGGCAGATCTATACATTTTGACCGGCGATGAAATACCATTTGTGCAAGATGGGTTCCGTGACGGTGAGCACATCCGTCACTGGATGCACCAAGCATTTGTAAGTGCTTTGTCTGATCTAAAAACACCTTATATTATAGTAACTGGCAGTCACAAAAAGAGATTACAGCAAGCCATCAAAGCGATTGATGCATTGCCGAGAAAGAGGATAAAACTTTATGCATAA
- a CDS encoding LemA family protein — protein sequence MPIIWIVVGAVALVVLAVIGMYNGLVKAKVRVDEAWSDITVQLKRRADLIPNLVETVKAYAKHEKGVFEEVTAARSAMMSAGTPAEAAKAENMMAGALKSLFAVAEAYPDLKANQNFQQLQMELVDTEDKIQASRRFYNGAARDLNIKIRTFPTIIFARMLGFTERQFFELDEAENASVQEPVKVDFDTK from the coding sequence ATGCCAATTATTTGGATTGTTGTAGGTGCGGTAGCGCTAGTCGTGCTAGCTGTTATCGGTATGTACAACGGACTAGTCAAAGCAAAAGTAAGGGTCGATGAGGCCTGGAGCGATATTACGGTTCAGTTGAAGCGCCGTGCCGACCTGATCCCGAATCTTGTAGAGACTGTAAAAGCGTACGCCAAGCATGAAAAAGGCGTTTTCGAAGAAGTCACAGCCGCTAGATCGGCTATGATGAGTGCCGGCACTCCTGCCGAAGCTGCAAAAGCTGAAAACATGATGGCTGGTGCGCTAAAAAGCTTGTTTGCGGTAGCAGAAGCTTACCCTGATCTCAAGGCTAATCAGAACTTCCAGCAGCTACAGATGGAGCTGGTAGATACTGAAGACAAGATTCAGGCTAGCCGACGCTTCTACAATGGTGCAGCTCGTGATCTCAACATCAAAATCCGTACTTTTCCAACTATTATTTTTGCTCGCATGCTTGGATTTACTGAGCGACAATTTTTCGAGCTTGACGAAGCCGAAAACGCCAGTGTTCAAGAGCCTGTAAAAGTAGATTTTGATACAAAGTAA
- a CDS encoding IS30 family transposase: protein MKRSKDNDQMGKHYDHLSYEDRVKIEHWHKSGKSIRFIARELGRSPNTISYELNNLRVSGEYVAKKAKVKAYQKRRLARTWSNKVARDKDLRTYVDDKLDLGWSPKVIAGRTQADLNIAVSKDAVYRYVRLYALHHKLHFKGKPKRRKTMYRRSLIGDRKWIEERILRDEIGHYELDFIVSRHSRAVLLVAVDTLSKKTLIELLPNRTKKEVSKALRVMFDGCTVKTILTDNDIAFKQWQEFERLLHAPIYFCHPYHSWEKGLVENANKWIRHFIPKKTDLQFVTKEKIHECLVYLNDRPREVLQFRTANEVYWEKLT, encoded by the coding sequence GTGAAGAGATCAAAAGATAATGATCAGATGGGAAAGCACTATGATCATTTAAGCTATGAAGATCGAGTCAAGATTGAACATTGGCACAAAAGCGGAAAGAGTATCCGGTTCATAGCACGTGAGCTGGGGCGAAGCCCCAATACCATCAGCTATGAACTAAATAACCTTCGGGTGTCTGGTGAATACGTTGCCAAGAAAGCTAAGGTGAAAGCATACCAAAAACGTAGGCTGGCTCGAACTTGGAGTAACAAAGTTGCCAGAGACAAAGACCTGCGAACCTATGTTGACGATAAACTGGATCTCGGCTGGTCACCCAAAGTCATAGCCGGTCGCACTCAAGCCGATCTCAACATTGCTGTGTCGAAGGATGCGGTCTACCGCTATGTACGTCTGTACGCCCTTCACCACAAGCTGCACTTCAAAGGTAAGCCAAAGAGACGGAAGACAATGTATCGTCGCTCACTGATTGGTGACCGGAAATGGATCGAAGAACGTATCCTACGTGATGAGATCGGTCACTACGAGCTCGACTTCATTGTCAGCAGGCACAGTAGAGCTGTGTTGTTGGTTGCTGTAGATACGCTGAGCAAAAAGACACTCATCGAGCTTCTACCCAACAGAACGAAGAAAGAGGTGTCAAAGGCTCTGAGAGTGATGTTTGACGGTTGCACCGTTAAAACCATCCTGACCGACAATGACATTGCTTTCAAGCAGTGGCAGGAGTTTGAGAGACTATTGCATGCCCCAATCTACTTCTGTCACCCATACCACTCGTGGGAGAAAGGTCTAGTTGAGAACGCCAACAAGTGGATACGGCACTTCATACCGAAGAAAACAGACCTACAATTCGTTACTAAAGAAAAAATACACGAGTGCCTCGTGTATTTAAATGATCGTCCAAGAGAAGTGCTTCAGTTCAGAACTGCCAATGAAGTATACTGGGAGAAATTAACTTGA
- a CDS encoding nicotinamide mononucleotide transporter yields the protein MSNLLNLLNVNTTFFTILGYQMSYIEFFGTLANLACVWLVAKKHILNWPIGIIGVLLFGTLFYQLHLYADLSEQVYYLITGFWGWYVWAKRKTKAEDDQNIIVTKNTDHENQAWIITAILGTIVYAWAMSNIHIWLPSLFPEPASFVLLDVFTTVLSFIAQYLLIIKRLENWPIWIVVDVIGVGLYAKKGVPFVALLYLIFLFLAIKGYITWRKTYEKQ from the coding sequence ATGAGTAACTTGCTAAACCTACTTAACGTAAATACGACATTCTTTACCATCCTTGGCTACCAAATGAGTTACATAGAATTCTTTGGCACATTAGCAAACCTAGCCTGTGTCTGGTTGGTTGCTAAAAAACACATACTAAACTGGCCGATTGGTATTATCGGGGTTTTGTTGTTTGGCACATTGTTTTACCAGCTTCACCTATACGCTGACTTGTCAGAACAGGTCTACTATCTAATCACTGGCTTCTGGGGCTGGTACGTCTGGGCTAAACGCAAGACCAAGGCAGAAGATGATCAAAATATTATTGTTACCAAAAACACTGATCATGAAAACCAAGCCTGGATAATCACAGCCATACTCGGCACCATCGTTTACGCCTGGGCAATGAGCAACATACACATCTGGCTGCCGAGTCTTTTTCCAGAACCCGCCAGCTTTGTGCTACTAGACGTCTTTACTACGGTACTTAGTTTTATCGCTCAATATCTACTAATTATTAAAAGACTAGAAAACTGGCCTATTTGGATAGTCGTAGATGTAATTGGCGTAGGCCTTTACGCCAAAAAAGGCGTGCCCTTCGTCGCCCTGCTCTATCTGATCTTCTTATTTCTGGCTATCAAGGGCTACATCACTTGGAGGAAGACCTATGAAAAGCAATAA
- a CDS encoding M48 family metalloprotease, whose protein sequence is MYSQIQANKTKSALILMGFFGFVALLSYLFSIWYRNPSIMIYALLGSLVYALISYYSSSKMALALNGAREITRRDNPQLWNVVENISMTDGLPMPRVYIIDDPGLNAFATGRNPENASVAITSGLLETLTKAELQGVMAHELGHVKNYDIRVSMVAFALASVISLLCDFFLRISWFGGGDDDNNNTQLQIFGIVAAVIAPFVAMMIQMALSRRREYLADATGAATTRYPEGLIGALEKIQAYGSQTQRQNSSTAHLFFANPLKGNFFGTLFSTHPPIEDRIARLKEMGRSL, encoded by the coding sequence ATGTATAGTCAAATACAAGCCAACAAAACCAAATCAGCCCTCATTTTGATGGGCTTTTTTGGCTTTGTGGCGCTACTTTCCTACCTGTTTTCAATTTGGTATCGTAATCCCAGCATAATGATTTACGCACTACTCGGCTCGCTAGTTTATGCGCTAATAAGCTACTACAGCTCGTCAAAAATGGCTCTAGCTCTCAACGGTGCACGCGAGATTACCCGCCGCGATAATCCGCAGCTATGGAACGTGGTTGAAAATATTTCGATGACTGACGGGCTACCAATGCCGCGCGTTTATATAATTGATGACCCGGGCTTAAACGCTTTTGCGACAGGCCGAAACCCCGAGAACGCTTCTGTGGCGATTACCAGCGGCTTGCTAGAAACATTGACCAAGGCTGAGCTTCAGGGTGTTATGGCGCATGAGCTTGGTCATGTAAAAAACTATGATATTCGAGTCAGTATGGTAGCTTTTGCACTAGCAAGTGTCATTAGTCTGTTGTGCGATTTTTTCCTGAGAATTAGCTGGTTTGGTGGCGGGGACGACGATAATAACAACACTCAGCTGCAAATTTTTGGCATCGTGGCTGCAGTTATCGCTCCATTTGTGGCTATGATGATCCAGATGGCGCTCTCTCGTAGACGTGAATACCTAGCAGATGCAACTGGCGCAGCCACAACCCGCTACCCTGAAGGACTTATAGGTGCTCTTGAGAAAATTCAGGCTTACGGCTCGCAAACCCAGCGACAGAATTCCTCGACGGCGCATTTGTTTTTTGCAAACCCATTGAAGGGTAACTTCTTTGGAACGCTTTTTAGTACCCACCCGCCAATTGAAGATCGCATTGCTCGACTAAAGGAAATGGGCAGGAGCTTGTGA
- a CDS encoding FAD-binding oxidoreductase, whose amino-acid sequence MNKVAHYLQEHVVGEVYASHDVREHFSTDASIFKQAPAIVVYPRSENDVRKAVRFSWQLAERGRVIPITARGSGTDLTGAAIGSGIMLVFPAHMHKILELDPKNGLVAVQPGANFGKLQQTLFTHGRFLPSFPASGEYSTIGGAVANNASGSKSYKYSDTLEYVRGLRVVLANGELIETGKLNKRELKAKLGLSGMEGEIYRQLDSLLEEYKETIKNYSPQAKTNIGYNVSAVRSKDGSFNLTPLLVGSQGSLGVITEVVLDTETHNPETSLVMAGFDSIEACLQAIDEIKKMKFGPSELDFVDRNLLEFALATNPHVLKGYFNEAMPDILLFAEFDDESIRLQRKVVKKFNKIVEKYGQIVLESKQEEYIDRVRAVRDTAAGLLSHSESSYRAVPVIDDAAVPPEKLGALIGEIRALMQRYNQKQYGIWGHAGSSIVHAAPFLDLSLVGDRQKVFKMLKEYYEIVMKLGGSLSGEHGDGRLRGHLLPMQLDSSMIELCTKVKKIFDPHGIFNPGVKFDATEEQSKAWMRNEYSIRKFADHMPRS is encoded by the coding sequence GTGAATAAGGTAGCACATTATCTGCAAGAACACGTAGTCGGTGAAGTCTACGCTTCGCACGATGTGCGCGAGCACTTTTCAACCGACGCCAGTATCTTTAAGCAAGCTCCTGCGATTGTCGTTTATCCTCGCAGTGAAAATGATGTTCGCAAGGCCGTGCGTTTTAGTTGGCAGCTGGCTGAGCGCGGGCGTGTAATACCAATCACGGCACGAGGTTCGGGTACTGACTTGACTGGAGCGGCCATAGGTAGCGGAATTATGTTAGTTTTTCCGGCTCACATGCACAAAATTTTGGAGCTAGATCCCAAAAACGGACTGGTAGCAGTCCAACCGGGCGCTAATTTCGGAAAGCTTCAACAAACACTCTTTACGCATGGTCGTTTTCTGCCGTCTTTTCCAGCAAGTGGCGAGTACTCCACAATCGGAGGAGCAGTAGCAAATAATGCTTCTGGGTCTAAGAGTTATAAATACAGCGACACGCTCGAATATGTTCGGGGTCTAAGGGTTGTGCTGGCTAACGGTGAACTGATTGAGACAGGTAAGCTCAATAAGCGAGAGCTCAAAGCCAAGCTAGGTTTATCTGGAATGGAAGGCGAAATATATCGTCAGCTTGACAGCTTACTTGAAGAATACAAAGAGACGATCAAGAACTATTCTCCGCAAGCCAAAACTAATATTGGGTATAACGTATCGGCTGTACGTAGCAAGGACGGAAGCTTTAATCTTACGCCGCTATTGGTTGGTAGTCAGGGGTCGCTTGGAGTTATTACGGAAGTTGTACTAGATACGGAGACACATAATCCCGAGACATCTTTGGTCATGGCTGGTTTTGATAGTATCGAAGCTTGTTTGCAGGCGATCGATGAAATCAAAAAGATGAAATTTGGCCCAAGTGAGTTAGACTTTGTTGATCGTAATCTGCTAGAGTTCGCACTAGCTACAAACCCACATGTCTTGAAAGGTTATTTCAATGAGGCGATGCCAGATATACTATTGTTTGCCGAATTTGATGACGAGAGCATTCGCCTGCAGCGTAAAGTTGTGAAGAAGTTCAATAAAATCGTCGAAAAGTACGGCCAGATTGTGCTTGAAAGCAAACAAGAAGAGTATATCGACAGGGTCAGAGCTGTGCGTGATACCGCAGCCGGACTGTTGTCACACAGCGAGAGCTCTTACCGCGCCGTGCCTGTTATAGACGATGCGGCTGTACCTCCAGAAAAGCTTGGTGCGCTAATTGGCGAAATAAGAGCACTCATGCAGCGCTATAATCAGAAACAATACGGTATTTGGGGCCATGCCGGCAGTTCTATTGTCCATGCCGCTCCGTTTTTGGATCTATCTCTAGTTGGCGACCGTCAAAAAGTCTTCAAAATGCTCAAAGAATACTACGAGATAGTCATGAAACTTGGTGGGTCACTGAGTGGTGAGCATGGTGACGGGCGTTTACGAGGGCATCTGCTACCAATGCAGCTGGACTCCTCCATGATCGAACTCTGTACAAAAGTGAAGAAAATTTTTGACCCGCATGGTATTTTTAATCCTGGTGTAAAATTCGATGCCACAGAAGAACAGTCCAAAGCTTGGATGCGGAACGAATATTCAATTCGCAAATTCGCCGACCACATGCCCAGGAGCTAA
- a CDS encoding DUF4406 domain-containing protein: MERIIIPKNVNEVENLYLSGPMTGYPKHNFSAFEAGATQLRGAGYKVFSPHEVKGEQDWGWADYMRADFPGVLGAQGIAVLDGWTESRGARAEVDLAHLLGAFVLPKDVWLSYRLTQNYNTYLRFH, translated from the coding sequence ATGGAGCGTATTATTATTCCAAAAAACGTTAATGAGGTGGAAAATTTGTATCTATCAGGACCAATGACAGGATACCCGAAGCATAATTTTAGTGCTTTCGAGGCAGGTGCTACACAACTCAGAGGTGCTGGCTATAAAGTTTTTAGCCCACACGAAGTAAAAGGAGAGCAGGATTGGGGTTGGGCTGACTATATGCGCGCCGACTTTCCAGGGGTTTTAGGCGCTCAAGGAATTGCCGTGCTTGATGGTTGGACCGAAAGTCGTGGCGCTAGAGCTGAAGTAGATTTGGCACATTTATTAGGTGCTTTCGTATTACCGAAAGATGTTTGGCTCTCTTATAGACTTACGCAAAATTACAACACGTATCTGCGGTTTCATTGA
- the ligA gene encoding NAD-dependent DNA ligase LigA, with amino-acid sequence MTQLRYTELVELLNRYGREYYIDDAPTVSDAVYDGLNQELKAIEAAHPQWILPESPSQRIAPALKGGFEKFEHKQPMISLLDCFSAEEAKLWQQRVIKLNPSVAAADYYVDSKKDGLACALHYEDGLLVRAVTRGDGRVGEVVTNNLRTLASVPLRLPKSARFSEGHTEVRGEIIMTKQAFEKLNSERLKKGEATFANPRNLAAGTVRQLDPSLVAKRPLRFVAYDVLRDDPGQVKTNQAAYDAAREMGFVVSAAAHKEADFESVLEFAASFEQERPNLPYNTDGLVIKINNRRLMNSLGVVGKVPRGAIAYKYPAEEATTIVKDIVISLGRTGAATPVAVFDPVVVAGTTVQHASLHNPDEIARKDIRVGDTVVIFKAGDIIPQVNRVIEQLRPKPSWPFNMEKELSRQYPELEFERPEGEAVYRVHGASGPILLKKSIEHFASKSALDIDTLGEKNVSAIVDAGFVESLADIYQLTFEQVVELERFAEISARKLIDAIAEKRNPPLARFIYALGIRHVGAQTAIDLANKFKNLDNLGSATYDQLKEVEGVGEIVADSILGWFVDDDNQAMLAKFRALGVWPQDVKHIGGPLSGQSFVITGTLESMSRELAAERIRALGGTFQSSVAKGTTYLVMGSKAGASKAEKARKLGTEVINEAALLELLN; translated from the coding sequence ATGACCCAACTAAGATATACAGAGCTGGTTGAGCTGCTTAATCGTTACGGACGTGAGTATTATATAGATGACGCGCCAACCGTCAGCGATGCTGTTTACGATGGGCTGAATCAGGAGTTGAAGGCTATTGAAGCAGCACACCCTCAGTGGATCTTGCCGGAATCTCCTAGTCAACGTATTGCCCCAGCACTTAAAGGCGGTTTTGAGAAGTTTGAACATAAACAGCCGATGATTAGCCTGCTTGATTGTTTTAGTGCTGAAGAAGCGAAGTTATGGCAGCAACGCGTTATTAAGCTAAACCCAAGTGTGGCAGCTGCCGACTACTATGTTGATTCCAAAAAAGATGGTCTGGCCTGTGCCTTACACTACGAGGATGGATTGTTGGTTCGAGCCGTGACACGTGGTGATGGGCGTGTTGGAGAAGTTGTCACAAATAATCTTAGGACATTGGCTTCAGTGCCGCTGAGACTGCCAAAGTCTGCAAGGTTTTCCGAGGGGCATACGGAGGTGCGCGGCGAAATTATTATGACGAAGCAGGCTTTTGAGAAGTTGAACTCAGAGCGGCTCAAAAAAGGTGAGGCTACTTTTGCCAACCCGCGCAACCTTGCGGCTGGTACTGTAAGGCAGCTAGACCCAAGCCTTGTGGCTAAGCGGCCGCTCAGGTTTGTTGCCTACGATGTGCTTAGAGATGATCCTGGTCAGGTTAAAACAAATCAAGCGGCCTACGACGCGGCGCGAGAAATGGGGTTTGTTGTGAGTGCTGCTGCGCACAAGGAAGCCGATTTTGAGTCAGTGCTAGAGTTTGCAGCCAGCTTTGAGCAAGAACGGCCCAATTTGCCGTATAACACGGACGGGCTAGTCATTAAAATCAACAATCGCAGGCTCATGAATTCTCTCGGCGTCGTTGGCAAAGTTCCACGTGGTGCGATTGCTTATAAATATCCTGCCGAAGAGGCCACGACTATTGTCAAAGATATTGTCATTAGTCTTGGTCGTACTGGCGCGGCAACTCCGGTGGCCGTTTTTGACCCCGTAGTTGTTGCCGGCACAACCGTCCAACATGCTAGTTTGCACAACCCCGACGAGATTGCCAGAAAAGACATTAGAGTAGGCGACACTGTCGTGATTTTTAAAGCTGGCGATATTATCCCGCAAGTTAACCGCGTAATCGAGCAGCTTCGGCCCAAACCTTCTTGGCCATTTAATATGGAAAAGGAGCTAAGTCGCCAATATCCTGAGCTAGAATTTGAGCGCCCAGAAGGCGAAGCGGTTTACCGTGTGCACGGCGCATCTGGGCCGATTTTACTGAAAAAAAGCATCGAGCATTTTGCCAGTAAATCAGCACTAGACATAGATACTTTGGGTGAGAAAAACGTATCTGCAATTGTCGATGCTGGTTTTGTGGAGTCGCTAGCTGACATTTATCAACTTACCTTCGAGCAAGTCGTGGAGCTAGAAAGATTTGCAGAAATCTCAGCCCGCAAACTAATTGACGCTATTGCCGAAAAAAGGAACCCACCGCTGGCTCGCTTCATTTATGCTTTAGGTATACGGCATGTTGGCGCTCAAACGGCGATAGACCTCGCCAACAAGTTCAAGAACTTAGACAATTTAGGTTCGGCTACCTACGATCAACTCAAAGAAGTTGAGGGCGTCGGCGAAATTGTAGCCGACTCGATTTTGGGTTGGTTTGTCGATGATGATAACCAAGCGATGTTAGCAAAATTTAGAGCGTTAGGTGTCTGGCCACAAGACGTAAAACATATTGGCGGTCCTTTAAGCGGACAAAGCTTTGTCATTACTGGCACCCTAGAATCTATGAGCAGGGAATTAGCCGCTGAACGTATCCGCGCTCTAGGCGGGACTTTTCAGTCATCTGTCGCCAAAGGCACCACTTATTTAGTTATGGGTAGTAAAGCTGGTGCTAGTAAAGCCGAAAAAGCCCGCAAACTCGGCACTGAAGTTATAAATGAAGCTGCACTCCTTGAATTGTTAAATTAA
- a CDS encoding LAGLIDADG family homing endonuclease, producing the protein MRRYKKTKSYLWTQELAYIAGLFASDGCLISNGRHLNITSKDYEIIEYCQEALGGIGKKVQIKKGELGNLAFCWQFSDVSLYDFFNTHGITPRKSKTIKQVKLPNEYWGDFLRGYFDGDGTTYAYTDKRWRSSYMYYTGFTSASLDYIKWLQKQNKILCGTTQGSIKKSNRAYTLAYAKLDSEKISNAMYSTACSEKFSLRRKKDKLLSFIARDKNDRINRANARVVKLANTQP; encoded by the coding sequence ATGAGAAGATACAAGAAAACAAAAAGTTACTTATGGACACAGGAGTTAGCATACATTGCGGGGCTATTCGCTTCTGACGGTTGTCTTATTAGCAACGGCCGCCACCTTAATATAACCTCAAAAGACTATGAGATAATTGAATATTGCCAGGAGGCGCTAGGCGGGATAGGTAAGAAGGTCCAAATCAAAAAGGGAGAGCTAGGAAACCTTGCCTTTTGCTGGCAATTTAGCGATGTATCATTGTACGACTTTTTTAATACTCATGGGATTACTCCAAGAAAGAGCAAGACAATCAAACAAGTAAAACTGCCAAACGAGTACTGGGGCGACTTTTTAAGAGGGTATTTCGATGGTGACGGCACTACTTATGCATACACGGATAAGCGATGGCGGTCTAGTTATATGTACTACACTGGTTTCACTTCTGCCAGTCTCGATTATATTAAATGGCTTCAGAAACAAAATAAAATCTTATGTGGTACTACTCAAGGGTCTATAAAAAAATCCAACAGAGCGTATACGCTCGCTTATGCCAAGCTAGACTCAGAAAAGATTAGTAATGCTATGTATAGCACGGCCTGTTCAGAAAAATTTTCTCTAAGGAGAAAAAAAGACAAACTACTTAGCTTCATAGCAAGAGATAAAAATGATAGAATAAATCGTGCAAACGCGCGAGTGGTGAAACTGGCAAACACGCAGCCTTGA
- a CDS encoding slipin family protein produces the protein MGFVWFLIALFVIAVLMGLRLVNQFERGVVFRLGRVQPTPKEAGLRVIIPFIDQMKKVDMRIITLPVDSQQIITKDNVSIDVAAVAYYQVVDATKSLVEISNVVSATYQIAQTTVRNVIGQCALDQVLSETSTINEKIKAILDTATEKWGIYVSTVELKDIRLPETMQRAMAKQAEAEREKRAKIIAAEGEAQSAAKLGEAADIIAAHPIALQLRNLQVMSEIAVEKNSTIIFPAQFMDTVDAMKKFMSKDGLK, from the coding sequence ATGGGTTTTGTGTGGTTTCTGATAGCGCTATTTGTTATCGCGGTGCTTATGGGGCTTAGGCTAGTCAACCAGTTTGAAAGAGGTGTGGTTTTTCGCCTGGGACGGGTACAGCCCACCCCAAAAGAGGCGGGGCTCAGGGTTATCATCCCTTTTATCGACCAGATGAAAAAGGTCGACATGCGTATCATTACTTTACCTGTAGATAGTCAGCAGATTATTACGAAGGACAACGTCAGCATCGACGTAGCAGCGGTTGCATATTACCAGGTTGTAGATGCCACCAAGTCGCTCGTCGAAATTAGTAACGTTGTATCTGCGACCTACCAAATTGCCCAAACTACTGTTCGAAATGTTATCGGCCAGTGTGCTCTCGACCAAGTGCTCAGTGAAACTTCTACTATCAACGAAAAGATCAAAGCGATTCTCGACACCGCTACCGAGAAGTGGGGTATATATGTCAGTACAGTTGAGTTAAAAGACATACGCCTTCCCGAAACTATGCAGCGCGCTATGGCCAAGCAAGCCGAAGCCGAGCGTGAGAAACGAGCCAAAATTATTGCCGCCGAGGGTGAAGCCCAGTCTGCCGCCAAACTTGGGGAAGCTGCCGATATCATTGCGGCCCACCCAATCGCACTCCAGCTCAGAAACCTACAGGTTATGAGTGAGATAGCAGTCGAAAAAAACAGCACAATCATCTTCCCTGCCCAATTTATGGACACCGTGGATGCTATGAAAAAGTTCATGTCCAAAGACGGACTTAAGTAA